The following coding sequences are from one Anguilla rostrata isolate EN2019 chromosome 16, ASM1855537v3, whole genome shotgun sequence window:
- the mrpl21 gene encoding 39S ribosomal protein L21, mitochondrial, translating into MAVTLRNALREALQCGWRFRGNKFPSPLQAHTGFLLPAVAGQSSQSITNLPSRVPETSLSRPPWPELPIIDHLEEAKRHQAVVQKVSNILTSRDYGRLFAVVHFASRQWKVTNEDLIIIENHIDVECGERIRLEKVLLVGGEEFTLIGRPLLSRDLVRVEATVIEKTESWPRVHLRFLRRHRYQRKRIIIQPQTVLRINTVEIAPNLS; encoded by the exons ATGGCGGTGACTTTGAGGAACGCACTCAGAGAAGCTCTACAATGCGGTTGGAGATTTCGTGGAAACAAATTTCCATCGCCACTGCAAGCGCATACtg GGTTCCTATTACCAGCTGTGGCAGGTCAAAGCTCTCAAAGCATCACAAATCTCCCAAG CCGTGTCCCAGAAACGTCTTTATCCAGACCGCCCTGGCCAGAGCTTCCCATCATTGACCACTTGGAAGAGGCAAAGCGACATCAag CGGTGGTACAGAAAGTAAGCAACATTCTCACATCACGGGATTACGGGAGGCTTTTCGCAGTCGTCCATTTTGCGAGTCGACAGTGGAAAGTAACAAATGAAGACTTGATCATCATTGAAAACCACATAGATGTCGAGTGTGGCGAACGAATAAGACTCGAAAAG GTACTGCTGGTCGGTGGAGAGGAGTTCACGCTAATAGGAAGGCCTCTTCTAAG CCGAGATCTGGTCAGAGTGGAAGCCACGGTTATTGAGAAGACCGAATCCTGGCCCAGAGTCCACCTGCGCTTTCTGAGAAGGCACAGATACCAAAGAAAAAGAA TTATTATTCAGCCTCAGACAGTACTTCGGATTAACACGGTTGAAATTGCCCCCAACTTGTCCTGA